One genomic region from Veillonellaceae bacterium encodes:
- a CDS encoding phosphoadenosine phosphosulfate reductase family protein — translation MRNSKNERHILALSGGKDSAALAVYMRDKYPELELEYVFTDSGCELPETYEYLDR, via the coding sequence ATGAGAAATAGTAAAAACGAACGTCATATTCTGGCCCTCTCGGGTGGAAAAGACAGTGCTGCATTAGCAGTATATATGCGTGACAAATATCCTGAGCTTGAATTGGAATATGTTTTTACAGATAGCGGTTGCGAGCTTCCCGAAACTTATGAATATCTAGATAGGAT